The bacterium genome contains a region encoding:
- a CDS encoding DUF3617 family protein: protein MSALSNPVMRVLCASAIAAFLALGGLPVSAQAADQITLKKGLWNFETTSVMSMMPEPKTGRSSECIKDDRFDPLAEMTKGGDCKIQERSRSGQTLKWKMLCSNAMGGPPMEGSGEMTSTGDSVTGKMVSRIDMAGSPIEIDITWKGRFAGPCK, encoded by the coding sequence ATGTCTGCGCTCTCGAACCCGGTGATGCGCGTGCTTTGCGCGTCCGCAATCGCCGCCTTTCTGGCCCTGGGCGGTCTTCCGGTATCGGCTCAGGCCGCGGATCAGATCACATTGAAGAAGGGGCTGTGGAATTTTGAAACGACTTCGGTGATGTCGATGATGCCGGAGCCGAAGACCGGCCGCTCCAGCGAATGCATAAAAGATGACCGATTTGATCCACTTGCTGAAATGACCAAGGGTGGGGACTGCAAGATTCAAGAGCGTTCCCGGAGCGGCCAGACGCTGAAGTGGAAGATGCTGTGCTCCAACGCCATGGGTGGCCCTCCGATGGAAGGCAGTGGCGAGATGACCTCGACCGGAGATTCGGTCACCGGAAAGATGGTGAGCCGCATCGACATGGCCGGTTCTCCCATCGAGATTGATATCACCTGGAAGGGCCGTTTCGCCGGACCGTGCAAGTAG
- a CDS encoding S1 family peptidase — protein sequence MIGADGRWATGFMISDNQLVTAGHVAIALDYPWSIHANVPPSVGGVVAMPLPEDQFLVSDANQAQVVLGSPFLAGHDWAIATVEGNGVRNPGENCLAQYSCGFDANDAGRVVTVSGFGLDDEPERNGVLQSDTGPSVGGGVNAYDVRYQLDTRESNSGSPIIDETGLIVGVHAFGNCGGTDTIPLGDNGGSLFSNPGFLQALEDVAGKVVCDGASGLAVPVPVQSRPWRNLLVASLLALSLAFQSISPRSISPPLYKSTISDSDRTPRQIAME from the coding sequence ATGATCGGAGCTGACGGTCGCTGGGCCACGGGTTTCATGATTTCCGACAATCAACTGGTGACGGCCGGGCATGTCGCGATTGCGTTGGATTATCCATGGTCGATCCACGCCAATGTCCCTCCGTCCGTGGGCGGGGTCGTCGCCATGCCCTTGCCGGAGGATCAATTCCTCGTTTCTGACGCGAACCAGGCGCAAGTCGTATTGGGCAGCCCGTTCCTGGCGGGGCACGACTGGGCCATTGCGACCGTAGAAGGAAATGGCGTGCGCAATCCGGGGGAGAACTGTCTCGCACAGTATTCCTGCGGTTTCGATGCGAATGATGCGGGACGTGTCGTGACGGTATCGGGTTTCGGTCTCGACGACGAACCCGAACGCAATGGTGTCTTGCAGTCGGACACAGGGCCGAGCGTCGGAGGTGGCGTGAATGCCTATGACGTCCGCTATCAGCTGGACACGCGTGAAAGTAACAGCGGTTCGCCCATCATCGACGAAACGGGGCTGATCGTCGGCGTTCATGCGTTCGGAAATTGCGGAGGCACCGACACTATTCCGCTCGGAGACAACGGAGGGAGCCTGTTCTCGAACCCAGGGTTTCTGCAAGCCCTGGAAGACGTCGCGGGAAAGGTGGTCTGCGATGGAGCGTCAGGGCTCGCGGTGCCTGTGCCCGTTCAGTCGAGGCCCTGGAGGAATCTGCTCGTTGCTTCTCTGCTCGCGTTGTCGCTCGCGTTTCAATCCATCAGCCCCAGGTCCATCTCGCCGCCGTTGTACAAATCGACGATCTCCGATTCGGACAGAACACCCCGCCAGATCGCCATGGAGTGA